In Daucus carota subsp. sativus chromosome 4, DH1 v3.0, whole genome shotgun sequence, one DNA window encodes the following:
- the LOC108219340 gene encoding uncharacterized protein LOC108219340 encodes MARSNKYASLNFNDIYDKKNNNPTKTLNNNTTTGPSPSLNKTKITNSRIHGNMLVLTRPTPKPISAQTQAHTQTPPPQQPKTTAAPVNPDPTRLVENSDSISLRPLGSTGGSVGVSRLPLPRDSCFVSGKVEKFVPPHLRPGYICKEEKPVSPGKSRQRQLGEEGSRPKSGGGGGYDRMKRGSAGPDFVFRPGSSGYTRPNSSG; translated from the coding sequence ATGGCAAGATCGAATAAATATGCGTCCCTCAATTTCAACGACATCTACGACAAGAAAAACAACAACCCCACCAAAACCCTAAACAACAACACCACCACCGGCCCAAGCCCATCTCTCAACAAAACCAAGATCACTAATTCCCGTATCCATGGCAACATGCTTGTTCTGACCCGTCCCACACCAAAGCCCATCTCAGCCCAAACCCAAGCCCACACACAGACGCCACCGCCTCAGCAGCCTAAAACTACAGCAGCGCCGGTGAACCCGGATCCGACCCGATTGGTGGAGAATTCGGACTCTATTTCTCTGCGGCCGCTTGGGAGCACAGGTGGATCTGTTGGTGTTTCGAGGTTACCGTTACCTAGGGATTCGTGCTTTGTATCGGGGAAGGTTGAGAAGTTTGTGCCGCCGCATCTGAGGCCGGGGTATATTTGTAAGGAGGAGAAGCCGGTGTCGCCGGGGAAGAGTAGGCAGAGGCAATTGGGGGAGGAAGGGAGTAGGCCGAAATCTGGTGGGGGTGGGGGGTATGATAGGATGAAGAGAGGGAGTGCTGGTCCTGATTTCGTGTTTCGTCCGGGTTCGAGTGGTTATACCAGGCCTAATTCCAGTGGATGA
- the LOC108216362 gene encoding fasciclin-like arabinogalactan protein 9: protein MASHTLSLSTLTLLLLLSLSHAATPSAPAPGPAGPINITAILEDGSQFTTFIRFLTDNEISDQINNQVNTSTDGMTVFAPTDNAFSNLPAGTLNKLTDRQQIQLIQYHILPKYYDLTSLLTVSNPVRTLLSGQDDGVYGLNFTGQATQVNVSTGIVDTLINNPLRQKKPLAVYQVDKVLLPAEFYEAKPPAAAPKAKGKGEVEAAPAPKPSKEKPADDSSDSGRMMNVGFGLVGGVGLFCMGMLF, encoded by the coding sequence ATGGCATcccacactctctctctctctactctcactctcctcctcctcctctctctctcccacgcCGCGACCCCCTCCGCCCCGGCCCCCGGCCCCGCCGGCCCCATCAACATCACCGCCATCCTCGAAGACGGCAGCCAGTTCACCACCTTCATCCGCTTCCTCACCGACAACGAAATCTCCGACCAGATCAACAACCAAGTCAACACTTCAACCGATGGCATGACTGTATTCGCGCCAACTGACAACGCCTTCTCGAACCTTCCAGCTGGAACGCTGAACAAGCTAACCGACAGGCAGCAGATCCAGCTCATTCAGTACCACATCTTGCCCAAATACTACGACTTGACGAGCCTTTTGACTGTTAGTAACCCTGTGAGGACGCTGTTGAGTGGCCAAGACGACGGCGTTTACGGGCTCAACTTCACGGGCCAGGCCACGCAAGTGAATGTCTCTACGGGGATTGTTGACACGCTTATTAACAACCCGTTGAGACAGAAGAAGCCGCTCGCGGTTTATCAGGTTGACAAGGTTTTGTTGCCGGCTGAGTTTTACGAGGCCAAGCCGCCGGCTGCGGCGCCGAAAGCGAAAGGGAAGGGGGAAGTGGAGGCGGCGCCGGCGCCGAAGCCGAGTAAGGAGAAGCCGGCGGATGATAGTAGTGATTCGGGTCGGATGATGAATGTCGGGTTTGGGTTGGTTGGTGGTGTGGGCTTGTTTTGCATGGGAATGCTTTTTTGA
- the LOC108219433 gene encoding prohibitin-1, mitochondrial produces the protein MNFRNVKVPNVPGGGAASALLKVGAVAALGLYAVGNSLYNVDGGHRAIVFNRIVGVKDKVYPEGTHLMLPWFERPIIYDVRARPHLVESTSGSRDLQMVKIGLRVLTRPMASQLPTIYRTLGENYNERVLPSIIHETLKAVVAQYNASQLITQREAVSREIRKILTERAANFNLALDDVSITTLTFGREFTAAIEAKQVAAQEAERAKFVVEKAEQDKRSAIIRAQGEAKSASLIGQAISSNPAFITLRKIEAAREIANVMASGNNKTYLNSGDLLLNLHGMDVTPGK, from the exons ATGAACTTCAGAAATGTCAAAGTTCCCAATGTTCCTGGTGGTGGCGCAGCTTCTGCTTTGCTCAAGGTTGGAGCTGTTGCAGCTCTGGGATTGTATGCAGTTGGTAACAGTCTTTATAACGTTGATGGTGGGCATCGCGCCATTGTGTTTAACCGTATAGTTGGTGTCAAAGACAAG GTTTATCCTGAAGGAACACATTTGATGCTCCCATGGTTTGAGAGACCAATTATTTATGATGTCCGTGCCCGACCCCATCTAGTTGAGAGCACTTCTGGTAGCCGAGATCTCCAGATG GTCAAAATTGGTCTCCGAGTTCTTACTCGACCCATGGCAAGTCAACTTCCTACAATTTACCGAACTCTTGGGGAGAACTACAATGAAAGAGTTCTGCCTTCAATTATTCACGAAACCTTGAAAGCTGTGGTTGCCCAGTATAATGCCAGCCAACTGATAACTCAGAGAGAG GCGGTCAGTAGGGAAATACGCAAGATACTGACAGAGAGAGCTGCTAATTTCAACCTTGCCTTGGATGATGTGTCCATTACAACTCTGACTTTTGGTAGAGAATTTACTGCTGCCATTGAAGCTAAACAAGTGGCAGCACAGGAAGCTGAGAGAGCCAAGTTTGTTGTGGAAAAAGCTGAGCAAGACAAGAGAAGTGCTATTATCAGAGCACAG GGAGAAGCTAAGAGTGCTTCATTGATTGGACAAGCTATTTCCAGCAATCCAGCTTTTATCACCCTCAGGAAGATTGAAGCAGCTAGAGAAATTGCAAATGTGATGGCCAGTGGAAATAACAAGACCTACTTAAATTCTGGTGATCTGTTACTGAACCTTCATGGGATGGATGTTACCCCGGGTAAATGA
- the LOC108217800 gene encoding glutaredoxin-C9 codes for MQEAIPYKTWASFAANDRGSSSAGTMKGPAKAEELKRMVSQNAVIVFGKSGCCMIHVVTRLLQGQGVNPAVYEIEEKDENDVVSQLQQIGAGKDEKVQLPAVFIGGRLFGGLDRVMAAHISGELIPVLKQARALWL; via the coding sequence ATGCAGGAGGCAATTCCTTACAAGACGTGGGCATCATTTGCGGCAAACGACAGGGGGAGCAGCTCGGCGGGTACGATGAAGGGTCCGGCAAAAGCGGAGGAGTTGAAGAGGATGGTGTCGCAAAACGCCGTGATTGTGTTCGGTAAGAGCGGGTGCTGCATGATTCACGTGGTCACGCGTTTGCTTCAAGGCCAAGGTGTGAACCCAGCTGTGTACGAAATCGAGGAGAAGGATGAAAACGACGTCGTTAGTCAACTCCAGCAGATTGGCGCCGGGAAAGACGAGAAGGTGCAGCTGCCGGCGGTGTTCATCGGCGGCCGGTTGTTCGGTGGGCTGGACCGGGTCATGGCGGCCCATATTAGCGGCGAGTTGATTCCAGTGTTGAAGCAAGCCCGGGCCTTGTGGCTTTAg
- the LOC108219230 gene encoding F-box/kelch-repeat protein At3g23880-like — protein MLKEDTLPMLPEDILLEILYRLPVASLIRFRSVCKTWYHIIATPSFAKSHLACQKTSSSNKYILYNDNHLCTLLTNSDPLFDSTKHSKLYYTPELFGKDVTCDSWDLEIQGACHGLLCLSQQCYHIGNDIHLWNPICRKAKKLPQLEISIKDKFGFNLRAGVIFGYYCDDYKVIVIAYVNSTFIISVYSLSTNSWNTIQTNFYLEEKYNYRFVLATKFVDGTAYMLTCNKLVICYELSNKSIRVIKLPEEFCACGITLEAYGETIAVLGQEKSYLTMWILRDKSSLSPWEKKFNIAVHEVSNYQAVGFLNNGKYLLRTFELEGDSCVTKLFDSCVTKLFLCDTEIPNITEFRSFTESTSCLGLPPKYPTVQGRIDSNFVESLLLLNEDDLHPFSQTEMDSTCSSTLFTLQWCTTD, from the coding sequence ATGTTGAAAGAAGACACCTTACCGATGTTGCCAGAAGACATCTTGTTAGAAATTCTGTACAGGCTGCCAGTTGCATCTCTTATTCGATTCAGGTCTGTTTGTAAAACATGGTATCATATTATTGCTACTCCTTCCTTCGCTAAATCTCATCTGGCATGTCAAAAAACCTCCTCCTCAAATAAGTATATCCTATACAATGATAACCATTTGTGCACTTTACTTACAAATAGTGACCCCCTCTTTGATAGTACTAAACATTCTAAACTATACTACACGCCTGAATTATTCGGGAAAGATGTCACTTGTGACAGCTGGGATTTAGAGATTCAGGGAGCTTGTCATGGACTGTTATGTCTGTCGCAGCAGTGCTATCATATTGGCAATGACATACATCTGTGGAATCCGATTTGTAGAAAAGCCAAAAAGCTTCCGCAACTTGAAATCTCAATCAAGGATAAGTTCGGTTTTAATCTGCGTGCCGGAGTGATCTTTGGATATTACTGTGACGATTACAAGGTGATAGTAATTGCTTATGTTAATAGTACATTCATTATTTCTGTTTACAGTTTGAGTACTAATAGCTGGAATACTattcaaacaaatttttatcttgAAGAAAAATACAATTATCGCTTTGTCCTTGCTACCAAGTTTGTAGATGGCACTGCATATATGTTGACATGCAACAAACTAGTCATTTGTTATGAACTGAGCAATAAGAGCATTCGAGTGATCAAGCTTCCTGAAGAATTTTGTGCATGTGGTATTACTTTGGAAGCATATGGAGAAACTATAGCTGTTTTGGGGCAGGAAAAGAGTTATCTAACCATGTGGATATTAAGAGACAAGTCGTCCTTGTCGCCCTGGGAAAAGAAATTCAATATTGCAGTGCACGAAGTTAGTAACTACCAAGCAGTGGGATTCTTGAATAATGGTAAATATCTGTTGAGGACTTTTGAATTGGAAGGAGATTCATGTGTAACTAAGTTATTTGATTCATGTGTAACTAAGTTATTTTTGTGCGACACGGAGAtcccaaacataacagaatttaGATCGTTTACAGAATCAACATCCTGTTTAGGACTTCCACCAAAATATCCAACTGTACAAGGCCGCATAGACTCTAACTTTGTAGAGAGCCTTCTTCTCCTTAATGAAGATGACCTGCATCCTTTTTCGCAGACAGAGATGGATTCTACCTGCAGTTCTACCTTGTTTACGTTGCAGTGGTGCACAACCGATTAA
- the LOC135152097 gene encoding CBBY-like protein isoform X2, protein MVLIEKKLLPLQSGVAKLIDQAFAKGVKVAICSTSNEKAVCFIRFQNNIWCSDSSHPSHGVKISIQAPEVTVAIKGASGF, encoded by the exons ATGGTCCTCATTGAGAAGAAGTTGCTGCCTCTACAGTCTGGTGTTGCAAA ATTAATTGATCAGGCATTTGCGAAAGGAGTAAAAGTTGCTATTTGCAGTACTTCTAATGAGAAGGCGGTATGCTTCATCAG GTTCCAAAATAATATTTGGTGCTCGGACTCCAGCCATCCAAGTCATGGAGTAAAGATTTCAATTCAAGCACCAG AGGTAACAGTGGCTATCAAAGGGGCTTCGGGGTTTTAG
- the LOC135152097 gene encoding uncharacterized protein LOC135152097 isoform X1, whose translation MIHTIIYWLRIFRKCLIKDSIPAYIVTIHGCNNPGESRNGVSTALVLLNTRNIGGYTSVVEMANVSAAKKMTAYFNKTKWPEKAPKSEEERRILLLHFTSERQSCLWSSLRRSCCLYSLVLQN comes from the exons ATGATCCACACCATAATATACTGGCTCAG GATATTCCGAAAATGCTTAATTAAGGATTCAATTCCAGCATACATTGTG ACTATACATGGATGCAACAATCCAGGGGAGTCGAGAAATGGAGTTTCTACTGCACTGGTCTTGCTCAATACTAGGAACATTGGTGGTTACACATCAGTGGTTGAGATGGCTAACGTTTCTGCAGCCAAGAA GATGACCGCTTATTTTAACAAGACAAAGTGGCCAGAAAAGGCTCCAAAGAGTGAAGAAGAACGGAGGATTTTATTGCTTCACTTCACAAGCGAAAGACAGAGCTGTTTATGGTCCTCATTGAGAAGAAGTTGCTGCCTCTACAGTCTGGTGTTGCAAA ATTAA